GCCATCGGTGAAGCGCAGGCAGAACAAGAAGCTTAGTTGAAAGTCGCGGGGCGAGGCGTTTTCTACCAGGGGGCCGTGGGCCATCGTCATGGCTCGCCCAATCAGGACGCCTCGGGCGGGGTCGGTAAGGTGAAGCACCTGCCGCGAATCTTCAAACTCGCGCGCTACCCATTCCTGCGCGCGCCCATACAGCTCCGCAGCCGGCACACCCGGCACCAGCAGAGTGCCGTGGTACGAAACCCGGTGCGTAACGCTATCAAGCGGCAGACCCAACGCTGCCCGACGGACCGGCGCCTGGCCCCGGGCCTGTACCGCCAGACTCAGCAATAAAACCCATAGAATATTCTTCATTCTAAGTTCTGGAGAGAGAGTAGTAGTAAGAAATAAGCAGGTGGTTTAATAGCAAACTCAGACCATCTTCGTGCGCAGCCGCAGAAACTCCCGCATGGCCTGGTCTAAGGGGGCAGCAGTATTCATCTGGTAATAATCGAAACCCTGGCGGCGGGCCTGGGAGGCCGTAGTGCGGAGCCAGTCCTGCATCTGCTGTTGCCACGCTTGGCGCTGCTGGTCGGCATCGAGCTGCAGGGTGTGGCCAGTCTCGAGGTCCTCGAAGGTTACGGCGCCGCGGTAGGTGAATTCGACCTCGTTACGGGCCAGCAGGTGCAATATCAGCACCTCGCCGCCCGCCGCCCGCAGGCGCGTCAGGAGTCGCCCAATTTCCTCATCTTCCTCATACAAATCACTCACGCAGATCAGCAACGCCGGCTGGCGGCGCGCCGTGAGTGGAGCCAGGGTGGTCGTATCCGGAAACTTGCCAGCGGCCTGCACATTTTCCAGGGCATGATACAGACGGGAGAGCTGGCGGGCATCGGCACGGGGCGGTAGGTGCTGTAGGCCACTCGGGTGCAGAATGGTCAGGGCTACGGCATCGCCTTGCTGGGTGGCCACGTAGGCCAGTGCCGCGCACAGCAGGCGGCTATAGTCGAGCTTGCTGAGGCCGTTGTCGTCACGGTGGTTCATGCTAGCGGTGGCATCCAGCACCAAGTGCACCGTCAGGCTGGTTTCTACTTCCGATTCGCGAATATAGTAGCGGTCGGAACGGGCCGCCAGGCGCCAGTCGAGGCGTCGCAGGTCGTCGCCGGGCTGGTAGGGTCGGTACTGGCTGAACTCCATGCCCGCACCCTTGCGCCGACTCAGGTGGTGGCCGTGCAGCAGCCCTTCGGCCGCTTGGCGAGCAGCCAGCGGCAGGTTGTGCAGCGCATGTAAGTGTTCAGGAGTCAGCATATCCGTAGTAGTACTTTACACCTGAATAGCTTTCAATAGAGCCGTCACGGCATCATCGGGCGTTAGGTTTTCGGCTTCCGCATTGAAGTTGAGCAGCACGCGGTGGCGCAACACGGCCGGGGCCAGCGTCCGGATATCTTCCAGCGTGGCGGCAAACCGGCCTTGCAACAATGCCCGAGCCTTAGCACACAGAATCAGGGCCT
The Hymenobacter gelipurpurascens DNA segment above includes these coding regions:
- a CDS encoding DUF4468 domain-containing protein translates to MKNILWVLLLSLAVQARGQAPVRRAALGLPLDSVTHRVSYHGTLLVPGVPAAELYGRAQEWVAREFEDSRQVLHLTDPARGVLIGRAMTMAHGPLVENASPRDFQLSFLFCLRFTDGRCTYEFTDLSYPSNLVTSATSSSSGGQVADALAEWTNKNLNSRISTAEAQTARARIEPDLESDTNYDSKGRPRPRLLRDVRGIDTAMRAVLASFSQTTATKP
- a CDS encoding DUF58 domain-containing protein, producing MLTPEHLHALHNLPLAARQAAEGLLHGHHLSRRKGAGMEFSQYRPYQPGDDLRRLDWRLAARSDRYYIRESEVETSLTVHLVLDATASMNHRDDNGLSKLDYSRLLCAALAYVATQQGDAVALTILHPSGLQHLPPRADARQLSRLYHALENVQAAGKFPDTTTLAPLTARRQPALLICVSDLYEEDEEIGRLLTRLRAAGGEVLILHLLARNEVEFTYRGAVTFEDLETGHTLQLDADQQRQAWQQQMQDWLRTTASQARRQGFDYYQMNTAAPLDQAMREFLRLRTKMV